The following coding sequences lie in one Cyanobacterium sp. Dongsha4 genomic window:
- the folE gene encoding GTP cyclohydrolase I FolE, whose amino-acid sequence MTYTESSIINSANQNHGLPNLITESQPPVTEADMIQAVRTLLLGLGENPDREGLKDTPKRVVKALKFLTSGYSQSLDELLNGAVFHENANEMVLVRDIDLFSSCEHHILPILGRAHVAYIPNGKVIGLSKIARICEMYARRLQVQERLTAQIADALQGLLQPQGVAVVIEATHMCMVMRGVQKPGSWTSTSALRGVFNDDAKTRQEFMNLIQHRPTFNS is encoded by the coding sequence ATGACATATACAGAATCTTCCATTATCAATTCTGCTAACCAGAATCATGGCTTACCTAACCTCATCACAGAATCACAGCCTCCCGTAACAGAAGCGGATATGATTCAAGCTGTTAGAACATTGTTACTAGGTTTAGGGGAAAATCCCGACAGAGAAGGATTAAAAGACACCCCTAAAAGAGTGGTAAAAGCCTTGAAATTTCTCACCTCTGGTTATAGTCAATCCCTTGATGAATTGCTAAATGGTGCAGTATTCCATGAAAATGCGAATGAAATGGTGTTAGTGAGAGATATTGACTTATTTAGCTCTTGTGAGCATCATATACTACCGATTTTAGGTAGGGCGCACGTTGCTTATATTCCTAATGGCAAAGTCATTGGTTTATCGAAAATTGCTCGTATTTGCGAAATGTATGCTAGAAGATTGCAAGTGCAAGAACGTTTAACCGCTCAAATTGCCGATGCTTTACAAGGTTTATTGCAACCTCAAGGGGTAGCGGTGGTTATCGAAGCAACTCATATGTGTATGGTAATGCGGGGAGTGCAAAAACCCGGTTCTTGGACTTCAACAAGTGCATTACGTGGGGTATTTAATGATGATGCCAAAACCCGTCAGGAGTTTATGAATTTAATTCAGCATCGTCCTACTTTTAACAGTTAA
- a CDS encoding GTP-binding protein codes for MDSLILPKRGLPVTIITGFLGSGKTTLLNHILTNNQDLKVAILVNEFGDIDIDSQLLISVEENMVSLNNGCICCTINDDLMDTVFQVLESDKKIDYLIVETTGVADPLPIILTFLSPELRDLIRLDSVLTLIDADNFTSEHFDSEAAFKQIIYGDIIILNKVDLVSETKIKQLEEDILCIKNRANILCSQYGKVPLPLILDINSHNPNNYSLEQSKQKQHHHHHNHDHDHHHSHHLEIDGFISISFECDRPFNVDKFQNFITDNIMSQVYRAKGILWFAESQLKHIFQLSGKRYDIDTEEWQTNPKNQLVMIGRNIDENQLKTKLKECLVSQ; via the coding sequence ATGGATAGTTTAATTTTACCGAAAAGAGGTTTACCCGTCACTATTATTACGGGGTTTTTAGGTAGTGGTAAAACCACTTTATTAAACCATATTTTGACTAATAATCAGGATTTAAAAGTTGCGATTTTAGTTAATGAATTTGGTGATATTGACATCGATAGTCAGTTGTTAATATCTGTAGAAGAAAATATGGTAAGTCTCAATAATGGTTGTATTTGTTGCACTATAAATGATGATTTAATGGACACAGTTTTCCAAGTTTTAGAAAGTGATAAAAAAATTGATTATTTAATAGTAGAAACCACAGGAGTTGCCGATCCTCTCCCCATTATTTTAACTTTTTTGAGTCCAGAATTAAGAGATTTAATTCGTCTTGACTCTGTATTAACTTTAATTGATGCGGATAATTTTACCTCCGAACATTTTGATAGTGAAGCGGCTTTTAAACAAATTATTTACGGCGATATTATTATTTTAAATAAGGTTGATTTAGTTTCAGAAACCAAAATTAAACAATTAGAAGAGGACATTTTATGTATTAAAAATAGAGCAAATATTTTATGTTCTCAATATGGAAAAGTACCTTTACCTCTTATCTTAGATATTAATAGTCATAACCCTAATAATTACAGTCTTGAACAATCAAAACAAAAACAACATCATCACCATCATAATCACGATCATGATCATCACCATTCCCATCATTTAGAAATTGATGGTTTTATTTCTATTTCTTTTGAGTGCGATCGCCCTTTTAATGTAGATAAATTTCAGAACTTTATTACCGATAATATCATGAGTCAGGTGTATAGAGCAAAGGGAATTTTATGGTTTGCTGAAAGTCAATTAAAACACATTTTTCAATTAAGCGGTAAAAGATACGATATTGATACAGAGGAATGGCAAACAAATCCTAAAAACCAGTTAGTAATGATAGGTAGAAATATTGACGAAAATCAATTAAAAACTAAACTTAAAGAATGCCTTGTTAGTCAATAG
- a CDS encoding NAD(P)H-quinone oxidoreductase subunit H, which produces MAKIETRTEPMVLNMGPHHPSMHGVLRLIVTLDGEDVIDCEPVIGYLHRGMEKIAENRTNVMFVPYVSRWDYAAGMFNEAITVNAPEKLADIEVPKRAQYIRVIMLELNRIANHLLWLGPFLADVGAQTPFFYIFREREMIYDLWEAATGMRLINNNYFRIGGVAVDLPYGWVDKCEDFCDYFLPKVDEYEKLITNNPIFRKRVEGVGVITREQAINWSLSGPMLRGSGVKWDLRKVDRYECYDDFDWDVQWETAGDCFARYLVRIREMRESVKIIRQALKGLPGGPYENLEAKRLQEGKKSKWNDFEYQYIAKKVPPTFKIPAGEHYVRMESGKGELGVFIVGNDDVFPWRFKIRAPDFNNLQILPELLRGVKVADIMAILGSIDVIMGSVDR; this is translated from the coding sequence ATGGCAAAAATAGAAACTAGAACTGAACCTATGGTGTTGAACATGGGTCCTCATCATCCCTCAATGCACGGGGTTTTGAGGCTCATTGTCACCCTAGATGGAGAAGACGTAATCGACTGTGAACCTGTAATCGGTTACTTACATCGAGGCATGGAGAAAATTGCCGAAAATCGCACTAACGTTATGTTTGTGCCTTATGTAAGCCGTTGGGATTATGCGGCGGGGATGTTTAACGAAGCCATTACTGTTAACGCACCTGAAAAATTGGCAGATATTGAAGTACCCAAACGGGCGCAATATATCCGAGTGATTATGCTAGAGTTGAATCGCATTGCAAATCATCTTCTTTGGCTTGGGCCTTTTCTAGCAGATGTTGGAGCACAAACTCCCTTTTTCTATATTTTCCGTGAAAGAGAGATGATTTATGATCTCTGGGAAGCGGCTACAGGAATGCGCTTAATCAATAATAACTATTTCCGTATCGGTGGGGTTGCGGTAGATTTGCCCTATGGTTGGGTTGACAAATGCGAAGATTTTTGTGATTATTTCTTACCCAAAGTGGATGAGTATGAAAAGCTAATCACCAATAACCCTATTTTCCGTAAACGGGTGGAAGGAGTAGGAGTGATTACCCGTGAACAAGCTATCAACTGGAGTTTATCTGGTCCTATGTTGCGCGGTTCTGGGGTAAAATGGGATTTACGCAAGGTCGATCGCTATGAATGTTATGACGACTTTGATTGGGATGTGCAGTGGGAAACCGCAGGGGATTGTTTTGCCCGTTATTTAGTGCGTATCCGTGAAATGCGCGAATCTGTTAAAATCATCCGTCAAGCATTGAAAGGTTTACCCGGTGGTCCTTACGAAAACTTGGAAGCAAAAAGGCTACAGGAAGGCAAGAAATCAAAATGGAATGATTTTGAATATCAATACATTGCCAAAAAAGTACCTCCTACTTTTAAAATACCTGCTGGAGAGCATTATGTGCGCATGGAAAGCGGTAAGGGTGAGTTAGGAGTATTTATTGTTGGTAATGATGATGTTTTCCCCTGGCGTTTCAAAATTAGAGCCCCTGATTTCAACAATTTACAGATTCTACCTGAACTGCTTAGAGGTGTGAAAGTCGCTGATATTATGGCAATCCTCGGTAGTATTGATGTCATTATGGGATCTGTCGATCGCTAA